The genomic window GGAGTAAAACATGTCTCCACGTGTGCAGTCATTGCTCAAAAGATATTTTCCAACCTGACATCTCTCATTTATTTCCAATATATTTCTATTGGTTTAACTGTAGAGATATACGTATATACAGCCAGGACTGCCCTACTAGGCAGTGGCTATGGAGAATAGCTTATTACTTCTGTACTTAATAGTTCTGTACTAACTCACCCCTCTTCCTGTTGGTCTGTCGAGCAGCCATGGAGAGGTCAGCTTTACGGTAGTGGTGACGCATCTTCCACGGTCGGGCAACTATGTACTTGAAATTgctgtgaaaatgtgaaaaaggTGTGAACATAAGGCATACGAAATAGCCCCAGGCATAAACAAAATGCATTGAAGAGAATGAAAACAGAAAGTAGTgcatataaagtacatgtacatgtatgtactagctataaagtacaaaatgtacatatacatgtactatcttcTATAGCAGGCTCCTTGGCAGGTATTTCAACATTTCTGAGAAAAGCTGAACAGCTGGACAGTAGTAGTAATAAAGAAAAGAGtgcatgtaacgtaacatgacctatttacgtgcagaacctatttacgtccgatttggctcatgtccacatgtcacggtgtattatgccaaagcctgttctcatgagcaataaagaacatcataagtatgatccttagccatctctttaatttttgcacagcaaaacataatggccatgcgtttaccacctgaacgccacgtgccgcgcatgtggggggaatttacaaataaacattgtttttttccttcgcgttaagcaagtggctggacagacatagtgattttattatcatttgtctgcagactactttggacagttactgtgcatttttttctggtctatgtttttCCAGCATAgcactagaagggaaaagaccgaggtggacgataatgggttaccctagcacaattcttcatcatatacctaagtataaatacatgctcgcacggcgttaaataggcggagaaaaacttacagaccatgcattttctttttagaagagctgatatttctgaccatgggtttaacatttggctctgtccgtgcggttttaagataaatacgttttgaataaatcggacgtaaattggttatgttacgttacataATTTGTGAGAAAAAAAGTCGCAAGATCAAATTTCAGCCAGCAGAGTCTGCTGTTGTGGCTAATATAGAGTACTTGGTGTTCAGTCCATCATTCACCTAGGTGGACCTCTACTCTTTGTGTGGTGCTTTCAAAGACATGTTCAACTTGTGGTTTTTAACCattagttgccatggcaacactgcTCACCTGAAGTACTCCGGATCCTTGTCCTGCAGGTGAGGGATGGCCATGTTTCCCACACCTGATGCCTTCGTGCTCAGTTCCTTTATGTGATCCGCCGTGGTGCGGTCCAGACGCAGACGCTTCCCCTGCTCATACTCCTCGCGAATCATGATGAGCTGGCCTGTgacaagaaacaacaaaacaaaaagtttggaaactttcaGTTGATCATACCTCTATTACTTCTTTATTAACtgcattgtattatatataaTTCAAAAGCTTATCCTTTGAGGCTGACTTCTTGGGTGCCAATCTCAAACACTGTATTGGCATGGGATAGTGGCACTTTTGTTTTGAGACCCACTCACATTACCAGTCTTGGTGTTTAATCAATCAATGCATATGCATGATCACAGCAAGTGCGTTTAATAACCGTTGTAAAGAGATTGAGTGATAGATAGGCTTTCCAATTATATTCAATGTTAACGCAATGGAATTGATAAAAGAATAACAGAGATATGATCAACTTTCAACATTTCTTAAGTTTCACAATTTTTGGGTGTTATATCACTGTTAAGCTTTAGTAAAAGAGATCTTAAAAGGTTAATGACCACTGACTTTATCTGGAGGCGTGGCACGGCCTGTTACACGGCATTCAAGGCGATCAGTGACATTTCCGATTTTGACAATTTCACACCTCCCGCTGCTGGTGGGTTTCGTTGATGGGCGGTTCGACCGGCTCATTATAAAGCAGTTTTCAAACAAAAGTGAATCCTATCAAGCCCCCCCTCCCATAGTAGACGGAAAGCTGAGGTGAATATATGATGCAGACCAACATTTTGTGATATGTCTGTCATGATGGAGCAGACTCTGATGTTCCAAAAGTCCTTTTTAAACCACTTTGTCACCGCatctaatgttacatatggTAATCGctaataagtaaataaattacCTTCCAGAGCTCTGAGTCCAAATATTCCATCGACGTTCATATCTTTGTAACTGTCCGCATAATAGTCCACTAGTCTATCTACAGAGTCAATCATGGTGTGCATGGGCATGGGGAAGTGTAAGGAAGTGGGTAGAAACGCCAGGACCAGCGACAACACCAGTTGAACCGCCTCCACATGCATCCTGCTCACCATGTTATTCACCCGGAAGTTGTACTTCGCTGCTGCCAGGGGGCGTTTCCAACCTACTATACCGTATAAATCTGCTAGTCGGCGCTTTTAAGTCAGGGCGCGAGTGTTGACCCTTGACACGGAATTTAAAATGTCCGGAAGCTCCTAAAGGTATACTTTGCCATATGGTTTTAGACTTGCGTAAGAAAAGAAACCGTTAGGCCACGTTTTGAGCGTTTCTGAACCCGTGCAAAATCTCCAGGAATGAAGTAAAGTGCAATTGTTTTGTGCAAAATGTATCTTTCTCATAAAGGACTCATGTTCGACATGATTTGATTATCTTGCTTGGGAACCGTAAGTTGTTTCTCTGATAGATGCAGTCACTATGGTACGTCTGCTGTCGCTGAAGAAGCTACTGCTGGTGTACTTTGTCATGTCCACTGGTGCTCTACTCTGGCTGATCCTCAACTTCGGTGAGTCTGACTCTGAGAGCATTGCTGAAGCtgatgaccccccccccctctattTCAGGAATACCGTGAACGTTATGTTCATACGCCTTGCATTCCAGTAGTAATACTAATAGTGTGGTTTACTGTCATGACTCGGAATTTCGAAATTTTATTGATGCCAAATGTCTTTCTTCATGTCCATTCTGGTCTTATTTATGACTCTCACAGGCCTGTTCTGCCACgcaagcagtaaagaagaagaaacacttCTCACAAAGACAAAAGAACTAAGACACTGGGAGGAGCGTCTGCGGAGAAGGGAAAGAGACTTACAGAAGAAACCCCAGGAAGATGCCAGCCTCCCCACCATCTATGCCATCATGCCTACCCACACCAGGCACGTACAGAAGGCAGAACTCACGCGCCTTGCACAAACCTTCCTGCACGTCAAGAACTTTCACTGGATCCTGGTGGAGGATTccgacagtcagacagacctagTGACCAGGTTCCTAGCAACGTGTGGGATCAAACACACCCACCTGAACATCAAGACTCCAGAGAACTACCAGCTGAAGGAGACGGACCCCAACTGGCTAAAGCCTCGCGGCGTGGAGCAGAGGAACGCGGGACTGCAGTGGCTGAGAGAAAACCTGGACGTGGGCAGGGATAAGGGCGTGGTTTACTTCGCTGATGACGACAACACGTACAGCTTACAGCTGTTTGACGAGGTAGCGCTATGGTAGATGGCTTATGCACTTATACAGAGCCTAGGTGTGACAAGTCATTCAATGTTGAAATACAGTATAAAGAATTGCCCGAGTGCCACTGTTTGCCCAAGAACTGGTGACAAGGGAGATGTATGTGTGTACTtactgatttgtataa from Branchiostoma lanceolatum isolate klBraLanc5 chromosome 4, klBraLanc5.hap2, whole genome shotgun sequence includes these protein-coding regions:
- the LOC136433164 gene encoding galactosylgalactosylxylosylprotein 3-beta-glucuronosyltransferase 3-like, translating into MVRLLSLKKLLLVYFVMSTGALLWLILNFGLFCHASSKEEETLLTKTKELRHWEERLRRRERDLQKKPQEDASLPTIYAIMPTHTRHVQKAELTRLAQTFLHVKNFHWILVEDSDSQTDLVTRFLATCGIKHTHLNIKTPENYQLKETDPNWLKPRGVEQRNAGLQWLRENLDVGRDKGVVYFADDDNTYSLQLFDEMRHTRGVSVWPVGLVGGMRFERPVVEHGKVVRWYTYWRPERPFAIDMAGFAVNLQLILQKPQAKFELRVRRGYLESSLLEHLVTMEELEPLADNCTKVLVWHTRTEKPKMKQENYLIQAGRPSDPRIEV